The following proteins are encoded in a genomic region of Candidatus Zixiibacteriota bacterium:
- a CDS encoding IS4 family transposase has product MRQINTIITELLRLFPRYEFEKLEKQYNGNRYTKYFTSWQQLIVLLFSQIGGKDSLREIEISLKAHRAKWYHIGFKDIKRSTLSDAMNNRSCEIFEGLFYKLLEKCRLVTPKHKFRFKNPLLSLDSTVIDLCLSIFPWAVFRKRKGAIKLHYLYYHSGSLPSFLVMTDGKHHDIRVARDEEKLDLALLPDSILSIDKAYIDYNWLYSLEKRSVYFVTRAKDNMAYDITGQHKPIKNKHVFRDDIVMLKGHYSKQDYPDRLRIVGYTDPETGKNYEYFTNNFTLAAKTIANIYKSCWQIELFFKWIKQNLKIKSFLGTTPNAVMPQVWVAMCYYLLLIYIKYQTKFAHSITELSRMIKEVLMARTMLIDILSLNANTLKKIRDPVLQLSLF; this is encoded by the coding sequence ATGAGACAAATTAATACAATTATAACAGAATTGCTAAGACTTTTTCCGAGATATGAATTTGAAAAATTGGAAAAGCAATATAACGGCAATCGTTACACCAAATATTTTACAAGCTGGCAACAGTTAATCGTATTGTTGTTTTCCCAGATTGGCGGAAAAGACAGTTTACGGGAGATTGAGATATCCTTGAAAGCTCATAGAGCCAAATGGTATCATATCGGGTTCAAAGATATCAAGAGAAGCACATTATCTGATGCCATGAACAACCGTTCTTGCGAGATTTTCGAGGGACTTTTTTACAAGCTTCTGGAAAAGTGTCGATTGGTTACCCCTAAGCACAAGTTCAGGTTTAAGAATCCTTTGTTAAGTTTAGATTCTACTGTAATCGACCTGTGTTTATCAATCTTCCCCTGGGCAGTATTCCGCAAACGCAAGGGAGCGATAAAACTTCATTATCTCTACTATCATAGCGGTTCGTTGCCGTCTTTTTTGGTAATGACCGACGGTAAACATCACGATATTCGGGTTGCCCGGGATGAGGAGAAATTAGATTTGGCTTTGTTGCCGGACAGCATCCTGTCTATCGACAAAGCTTACATTGACTATAACTGGCTGTATAGCTTAGAGAAACGTAGTGTTTATTTTGTTACTCGAGCTAAGGATAACATGGCTTATGATATTACCGGACAGCATAAACCGATAAAGAATAAACATGTTTTTCGCGATGATATTGTCATGTTGAAAGGGCATTATTCTAAACAAGATTATCCCGATCGATTGCGAATCGTTGGCTACACCGACCCGGAAACAGGCAAGAATTATGAGTATTTTACCAACAACTTTACCTTAGCGGCTAAGACAATTGCCAATATCTATAAGTCTTGTTGGCAAATAGAATTGTTCTTCAAATGGATCAAACAGAACTTAAAGATTAAATCGTTCTTAGGCACAACGCCGAATGCGGTGATGCCGCAAGTCTGGGTAGCTATGTGCTATTATCTGCTTCTGATTTATATAAAATATCAAACCAAATTTGCTCATTCAATCACCGAATTGAGCCGCATGATCAAAGAAGTGTTAATGGCAAGAACTATGCTAATAGATATCTTGTCGCTAAATGCTAATACGCTGAAAAAAATCAGAGATCCGGTTCTTCAATTATCATTATTTTAA